A single region of the Cronobacter condimenti 1330 genome encodes:
- the potG gene encoding putrescine ABC transporter ATP-binding subunit PotG: protein MNDAIPRPQAKPRKALTPLLEIRNLTKSFDGQHAVDDVSLTIYKGEIFALLGASGCGKSTLLRMLAGFEQPTTGQIVLDGVDLSHVPPYQRPINMMFQSYALFPHMTVEQNIAFGLKQDKLPKAEIASRVEEMLGLVHMQEFAKRKPHQLSGGQRQRVALARSLAKRPKLLLLDEPMGALDKKLRDRMQLEVVDILERVGATCVMVTHDQEEAMTMAGRIAIMNRGKFVQIGEPEEIYEHPTTRYSAEFIGSVNVFDGLLRERREDGLIIDAPGLVHPLKVDPDASVVDGVPVHVALRPEKVMLCDEPPADGFNFGVGEVVHIAYLGDLSIYHVRLHSGQMISAQLQNAHRYRKGAPTWGDEVRLCWDADSCVVLTV, encoded by the coding sequence GTGAATGACGCTATTCCCCGCCCACAGGCGAAACCCCGCAAGGCGCTGACCCCGCTGCTGGAAATCCGTAACCTGACTAAATCCTTCGACGGCCAGCACGCCGTGGACGATGTCAGTCTGACTATCTACAAAGGCGAAATTTTCGCGCTGCTCGGTGCCTCCGGGTGCGGAAAATCGACGCTGCTGCGCATGCTGGCGGGCTTTGAACAGCCGACCACCGGGCAAATTGTCCTGGATGGTGTGGATCTCTCCCACGTGCCGCCTTATCAGCGCCCAATCAATATGATGTTCCAGTCCTACGCGCTCTTCCCGCATATGACGGTCGAGCAGAATATCGCCTTTGGCCTGAAACAGGACAAATTGCCGAAAGCGGAAATCGCAAGCCGCGTCGAAGAGATGCTGGGGCTTGTGCATATGCAGGAGTTCGCCAAACGTAAGCCGCACCAGCTTTCCGGCGGCCAGCGTCAGCGCGTGGCGCTGGCACGCAGCCTCGCCAAGCGCCCGAAACTGCTGTTGCTTGATGAGCCTATGGGGGCGCTTGATAAAAAGCTGCGCGACCGTATGCAGCTTGAAGTGGTGGATATTCTCGAGCGCGTTGGCGCCACCTGCGTAATGGTCACGCACGATCAGGAAGAGGCGATGACAATGGCGGGCCGTATCGCCATCATGAACCGCGGCAAATTTGTTCAGATTGGCGAGCCGGAAGAGATTTACGAGCATCCGACCACGCGCTACAGCGCTGAGTTTATCGGCTCGGTGAACGTGTTTGACGGCCTGTTGCGCGAGCGTCGCGAAGATGGGCTTATCATCGACGCGCCGGGGCTGGTGCATCCGCTGAAAGTCGACCCGGACGCGTCGGTCGTGGACGGGGTACCGGTTCACGTAGCGCTGCGCCCGGAAAAAGTCATGCTCTGCGACGAACCGCCCGCGGATGGCTTTAATTTCGGCGTAGGCGAAGTGGTGCATATTGCCTATCTCGGCGATCTCTCTATTTATCACGTGCGGCTGCACAGCGGGCAGATGATAAGCGCCCAGTTGCAGAACGCGCATCGCTACCGTAAAGGCGCGCCGACCTGGGGCGATGAAGTGCGCCTGTGCTGGGACGCGGATAGCTGCGTTGTGCTGACGGTGTAA
- the potH gene encoding putrescine ABC transporter permease PotH yields the protein MSSIERQSEPPSAPGGFRLWLARLQMAHGRKLVIALPYLWLMLLFMLPFLIVFKISLAEMARAIPPYTDLVSWADDQLSVTLNIANFLQLTDDPLYFEAYLQSLQVAAISTLLCLLLGYPLAWAVAHSKSSTRNILLLLVILPSWTSFLIRVYAWMGILKENGVLNNVLLWLGVIDQPLAILHTNLAVYIGIVYAYLPFMVLPIYTALTRIDYSLVEASLDLGARPLKTFFSIIVPLTKGGIIAGSMLVFIPAVGEFVIPELLGGPDSIMIGRVLWQEFFNNRDWPVASAVAITMLVVLIVPIMWFHKYQNKTMGDHA from the coding sequence ATGAGTTCTATAGAACGTCAAAGCGAGCCGCCGTCCGCCCCTGGCGGGTTCCGGCTGTGGCTTGCGCGTCTGCAAATGGCGCATGGCCGTAAGCTTGTGATAGCACTGCCGTATCTGTGGCTGATGCTGCTGTTTATGCTGCCGTTCCTGATCGTCTTCAAAATCAGTCTGGCTGAGATGGCGCGCGCCATTCCGCCGTATACCGATCTGGTGAGCTGGGCAGACGATCAGCTGTCGGTGACGCTGAACATCGCCAACTTCCTGCAACTAACCGACGATCCGCTCTATTTCGAAGCGTATTTGCAGTCGTTGCAGGTGGCTGCGATCTCAACGCTGCTCTGCCTGCTGCTCGGCTACCCGCTTGCCTGGGCGGTGGCGCACAGCAAATCATCGACGCGCAATATCCTGCTGTTGCTGGTTATCCTGCCGTCGTGGACATCGTTTCTTATCCGTGTTTACGCCTGGATGGGGATCCTCAAAGAGAACGGCGTGCTGAATAACGTGCTGCTGTGGCTCGGCGTTATCGATCAGCCGCTGGCCATTCTGCACACCAATCTCGCGGTCTATATCGGGATTGTGTACGCCTACCTGCCGTTTATGGTGCTGCCCATTTATACCGCGCTGACCCGCATCGACTATTCGCTGGTGGAAGCGTCGCTGGATCTCGGCGCACGTCCGCTGAAGACCTTTTTCAGCATTATTGTGCCGCTTACCAAAGGCGGGATTATCGCGGGCTCGATGCTGGTGTTTATCCCGGCGGTGGGGGAGTTTGTTATCCCGGAACTGCTCGGCGGGCCGGACAGCATCATGATTGGCCGCGTGCTCTGGCAGGAATTCTTTAATAACCGCGACTGGCCGGTGGCCTCTGCGGTCGCAATCACCATGCTGGTGGTGCTTATCGTGCCGATTATGTGGTTCCACAAATACCAGAACAAAACGATGGGAGACCATGCATGA
- the potI gene encoding putrescine ABC transporter permease PotI, which yields MNNLPVVRSPWRILILVIGFAFLYAPMLMLVVYSFNSSKLVTVWAGWSTRWYGELFRDSAMINAVVLSLTIAACAATMAVVLGTIAAVVMVRFGRFRGSNGFAFMLTAPLVMPDVITGLSLLLLFVALGHAIGWPSDRGMLTIWLAHVTFCTAYVSVVISSRLRELDRSIEEAAMDLGAAPLKVFFVITLPMIMPAVVSGWLLAFTLSLDDLVIASFVSGPGATTLPMLVFSSVRMGVNPEINALASIILAVVGVIGLIAWFFMARAEKQRLRDIQRARHS from the coding sequence ATGAACAATCTGCCCGTGGTGCGCTCCCCGTGGCGCATTCTGATTCTGGTCATCGGCTTTGCGTTTCTGTATGCGCCAATGCTGATGCTGGTGGTGTATTCGTTTAACAGCTCGAAACTGGTCACGGTGTGGGCAGGCTGGTCGACGCGCTGGTACGGCGAGCTGTTTCGCGATTCGGCAATGATAAATGCGGTCGTGCTGAGCCTGACGATTGCCGCCTGCGCGGCGACGATGGCGGTCGTGCTGGGTACGATTGCGGCAGTCGTGATGGTGCGGTTCGGGCGTTTTCGCGGCTCGAACGGCTTTGCGTTTATGCTGACGGCACCGCTGGTGATGCCGGATGTCATCACCGGGCTGTCTCTGCTGCTGCTGTTCGTGGCGCTGGGTCATGCGATAGGCTGGCCATCGGATCGCGGGATGTTGACCATCTGGCTTGCGCACGTGACCTTCTGTACTGCCTATGTGTCGGTGGTCATCAGCTCACGCCTGCGCGAACTGGACCGGTCCATTGAAGAAGCCGCGATGGATCTCGGTGCCGCGCCGCTGAAAGTGTTCTTCGTCATTACACTGCCGATGATCATGCCTGCGGTTGTCTCGGGCTGGCTGCTCGCCTTTACGCTCTCACTTGACGACCTGGTTATCGCAAGCTTTGTCTCGGGGCCGGGTGCGACGACGCTGCCGATGCTGGTCTTCTCCAGCGTGCGTATGGGGGTCAATCCTGAGATCAACGCGCTGGCGTCGATTATCCTTGCGGTGGTCGGCGTCATCGGCCTTATCGCCTGGTTTTTTATGGCCAGGGCAGAAAAGCAGCGACTGCGCGATATCCAGCGTGCAAGGCATAGCTGA
- a CDS encoding YbjO family protein — translation MDIFSKARQSHARMNAPTLVQVAAIAIISTRCLDLLMLFNLLGVRGVMDFIHRSVQTWSLTLIFFASLVLLCVEFRCAFVILKGRAWGRWVFLLTQIIATSYLWAASLGWGYPELFSIAGGSRREIFHSLVMQKLPDLLVLGLLFIPARSRRFFQLQ, via the coding sequence TTGGACATTTTCAGCAAAGCGCGACAATCACACGCCCGAATGAACGCTCCTACGCTGGTACAGGTGGCGGCGATAGCCATTATTTCCACGCGCTGTCTGGATTTGCTGATGCTGTTCAACCTGCTGGGCGTGCGCGGCGTGATGGATTTTATCCACCGCAGCGTGCAGACCTGGAGCCTGACGCTGATTTTCTTCGCAAGCCTGGTGCTGCTGTGTGTCGAGTTTCGCTGCGCATTCGTCATCCTGAAAGGCCGCGCCTGGGGGCGCTGGGTTTTTCTGCTCACCCAAATTATTGCAACGAGCTATCTCTGGGCGGCGTCGCTCGGCTGGGGCTACCCGGAGCTCTTTAGCATCGCTGGCGGCTCGCGCCGCGAGATTTTCCATTCGCTCGTGATGCAAAAACTGCCCGATCTGCTGGTGCTCGGGTTGCTGTTTATTCCCGCCCGTAGCCGACGTTTTTTCCAGCTACAGTAA
- the rlmC gene encoding 23S rRNA (uracil(747)-C(5))-methyltransferase RlmC, producing MHCALFDAGRCRSCQWIEQPLDTQLAAKMSELRQLLEAFPVGEWDEPVSGPEQGFRNKAKMVVSGSVEKPLLGMLHRDGTPVDLTGCPLYPASFYAVFAALKPFIARAGLTPYNVARKRGELKYLLLTESTLDGGLMLRFVLRSTTKLEQLRAALPALLAQLPQLSVVTANIQPVHMAIMEGEEEIWLTQQRALAENFNGVPLWIRPQSFFQTNPTVASALYAAARDWVRALPVNHMWDLFCGVGGFGLHCATPDMTLTGIEIAPEAIASASASAAQLGLRDVHFQALDSTDFATGQQAVPDLVLVNPPRRGIGEALCDYLSHMAPGYIIYSSCNAQTMAKDIARLPGYCIARVQLFDMFPHTAHYEVLTLLVRR from the coding sequence ATGCACTGCGCACTCTTTGACGCCGGGCGTTGCCGCTCCTGTCAGTGGATTGAACAGCCCCTCGACACTCAACTTGCCGCCAAAATGTCCGAACTGCGCCAGCTGTTAGAGGCGTTCCCCGTGGGCGAGTGGGACGAGCCGGTCAGCGGGCCGGAGCAGGGGTTTCGCAATAAAGCCAAAATGGTCGTGAGCGGGAGTGTAGAAAAACCGCTACTCGGCATGCTGCATCGCGACGGCACGCCGGTGGATTTGACGGGATGCCCGCTCTATCCGGCGTCGTTTTACGCGGTCTTCGCCGCGCTGAAGCCGTTTATCGCCCGCGCGGGCCTGACGCCGTATAACGTCGCCCGCAAGCGCGGCGAGCTGAAATATCTGCTGCTGACCGAAAGCACGCTCGACGGCGGACTGATGCTGCGGTTTGTGTTGCGTTCGACGACGAAGCTTGAGCAGTTACGTGCCGCACTACCAGCGCTGCTCGCGCAACTGCCGCAGCTTAGCGTCGTCACGGCCAATATTCAGCCGGTGCATATGGCGATTATGGAAGGTGAAGAAGAGATCTGGCTGACACAGCAACGGGCGCTCGCCGAAAACTTCAACGGCGTGCCGCTGTGGATCCGCCCGCAGAGTTTTTTCCAGACTAACCCGACGGTGGCGAGCGCGCTCTATGCTGCTGCCCGTGACTGGGTGCGCGCATTGCCGGTAAACCATATGTGGGATCTGTTTTGCGGCGTCGGAGGATTCGGGCTGCACTGCGCGACGCCCGACATGACGCTGACCGGTATAGAAATTGCGCCGGAAGCGATAGCCAGCGCCAGCGCCTCGGCAGCACAACTGGGCCTGCGCGACGTGCATTTTCAGGCGCTGGATTCGACCGATTTTGCCACCGGTCAGCAGGCCGTGCCGGATCTGGTGCTCGTCAACCCACCGCGTCGCGGCATTGGGGAGGCGCTGTGCGATTATCTGAGCCATATGGCGCCAGGCTACATCATTTATTCCAGCTGTAACGCGCAGACGATGGCAAAAGATATTGCGCGTCTGCCGGGTTACTGTATCGCCCGAGTGCAGTTGTTCGATATGTTCCCGCATACCGCGCATTATGAAGTCTTAACGCTGCTGGTGCGGCGGTAA
- a CDS encoding glycoside hydrolase family protein: protein MLQSIASEPFNLPPATPDLAALREMLGQTREAVLARLRQNLATFGDQFPAETCMKGYYPLTENVEWTTSFWTGQLWLAWELSGDEAFREAAQRQVRSFGLRIAGRHDTNTHDLGFLYTLSCVADWRLNASREARGFALLAAEALLERYHPKAQIIQAWGNLDDPEQAGRMIIDCNMNLPLLWWASEQTGDGRFAAAAQAHVNQAARYLVRPDASSWHTYYMNPVTGEPRYGNTQQGYADDSCWSRGQAWGIYGFLLSYRYTGDTQMVGLSKKLASYFLNRLPEDGVCHWDLALQGTDALRDSSAAAITVCGLLELIKHLPATDPDRAACEQWALTIFASLTRDYLAKPTDDTNGLLKHSVYHLASNKGVDECCSWGDYFYMEALTRLSRSWKLYW from the coding sequence ATGTTGCAATCTATCGCCAGCGAACCGTTTAACTTACCGCCTGCGACGCCCGATCTGGCCGCGCTTCGCGAGATGCTGGGACAAACCCGTGAGGCCGTCCTGGCGCGCCTGCGCCAGAATCTGGCCACCTTTGGCGACCAATTCCCGGCGGAAACCTGCATGAAGGGATATTACCCGTTAACGGAGAATGTCGAGTGGACAACAAGTTTCTGGACCGGGCAGCTGTGGCTTGCCTGGGAGCTTTCCGGCGATGAGGCGTTTCGCGAGGCGGCGCAGCGTCAGGTTCGTTCGTTTGGCCTGCGCATCGCCGGGCGCCATGACACCAATACGCACGATCTCGGTTTTCTCTATACGCTTTCGTGCGTGGCCGACTGGCGGCTGAACGCCAGCCGCGAGGCGCGCGGTTTCGCGCTGCTTGCCGCCGAGGCGTTGCTTGAGCGCTACCACCCGAAGGCACAGATCATTCAGGCCTGGGGCAATCTGGATGACCCGGAGCAGGCCGGACGGATGATTATCGACTGTAATATGAACCTGCCGCTGCTGTGGTGGGCGAGCGAGCAGACCGGCGACGGGCGTTTCGCCGCGGCGGCGCAGGCGCATGTCAATCAGGCGGCGCGGTATCTGGTGCGCCCGGACGCCTCGTCGTGGCACACCTATTATATGAACCCGGTGACGGGCGAACCGCGCTACGGCAATACGCAACAGGGTTACGCCGATGATTCATGCTGGTCACGCGGGCAGGCCTGGGGAATTTACGGCTTTCTGCTTAGCTATCGCTATACGGGCGACACGCAAATGGTGGGACTGTCGAAGAAGCTCGCGAGTTATTTCTTAAACCGCCTGCCGGAAGACGGCGTGTGTCACTGGGATCTGGCGCTACAGGGTACCGACGCGCTGCGTGATTCCTCTGCCGCCGCGATAACCGTGTGTGGGCTGCTGGAACTGATTAAGCACCTGCCTGCGACCGACCCGGATCGCGCCGCGTGCGAGCAGTGGGCATTAACGATATTCGCCTCGCTGACACGCGATTATCTGGCAAAACCGACCGATGACACTAACGGCCTGCTGAAGCATTCGGTTTACCATCTGGCGAGCAACAAGGGCGTGGACGAATGTTGCAGCTGGGGCGACTATTTCTATATGGAAGCGCTGACGCGGTTGTCCCGGAGCTGGAAGCTGTACTGGTAA
- a CDS encoding oligosaccharide MFS transporter: protein MKNITAANKAEYVKISSFIFLYFFTWSASIGLLAIWLGQKTHLSGSVIGTVFAVNGIFSVVLKPVYGYILDKIGMSKHLLYFVVGMSALMAPFFIYVYQPLLVSSTLVGIIVGAIYLSFAWYAGVAACESYTDRYSRLNGMEFGQIRMWGSLGWAVASSFSGLLFNLSPAYNFILGSVASLIMLGVLLSLKVNTATAHASEVIAKQKIAMSDVYELLRSRKFWAFCLYVAGVAWMMFIAEQQFSRYFVTFFDDVQEGNAVFGYLGTVQSGMEFVMYMVIPVFVNYVGAKKGLLIVGLVVGARLIISGMCDSHLLISVLKPLYGLEICLLLVSVFKYIAEHFDKRVNATMYLLGYQAMLYVGNVVISSPAGYLYDRIGFEQTYILMGATALTFTLISAFTLSACQSKRAGTAHAAAAVKH from the coding sequence ATGAAAAACATCACTGCTGCGAATAAAGCGGAATACGTGAAGATCAGTAGTTTTATCTTTCTCTATTTCTTTACCTGGTCTGCCAGCATCGGTCTGCTGGCTATCTGGCTCGGTCAGAAGACGCATCTGAGCGGTTCGGTCATCGGCACGGTCTTTGCCGTTAACGGGATCTTCTCGGTCGTGCTGAAACCCGTCTACGGCTACATCCTTGATAAAATCGGCATGAGCAAGCACCTGCTCTATTTTGTCGTCGGCATGTCCGCGCTGATGGCACCGTTTTTTATCTATGTTTATCAGCCGCTGCTGGTCTCCAGTACGCTGGTCGGCATTATCGTCGGTGCGATTTATTTAAGCTTCGCCTGGTATGCAGGGGTTGCCGCCTGCGAATCCTATACCGACCGCTACAGCCGCCTGAACGGCATGGAGTTTGGCCAAATCCGCATGTGGGGCTCGCTCGGCTGGGCCGTCGCGTCGTCATTTTCCGGCCTGCTGTTTAATCTGTCGCCCGCCTATAACTTCATTCTTGGCAGCGTCGCGTCGCTCATCATGCTGGGCGTGTTGCTGAGCCTGAAAGTGAACACCGCCACCGCGCACGCAAGCGAGGTGATAGCTAAACAAAAAATCGCCATGAGCGATGTCTATGAGCTGCTGCGCAGCCGTAAGTTCTGGGCATTCTGCCTGTATGTCGCAGGTGTCGCGTGGATGATGTTTATCGCTGAGCAGCAGTTTTCGCGCTATTTCGTTACGTTCTTTGATGATGTCCAGGAGGGCAACGCCGTCTTTGGCTATCTCGGCACCGTGCAGTCGGGCATGGAGTTCGTGATGTATATGGTGATCCCGGTGTTCGTCAATTACGTGGGAGCCAAAAAAGGCCTGCTGATTGTGGGCCTGGTGGTGGGCGCGCGGCTGATTATCTCCGGGATGTGTGATTCGCACTTGCTTATCTCGGTACTGAAACCGCTCTACGGTCTGGAGATCTGCCTGCTGCTGGTGTCCGTGTTTAAATATATCGCCGAGCATTTCGACAAACGCGTGAACGCCACGATGTATCTGCTGGGTTATCAGGCGATGCTCTACGTTGGCAACGTCGTCATTTCTTCGCCGGCAGGCTATCTCTATGACCGCATCGGTTTTGAACAGACCTACATCCTGATGGGCGCGACCGCCCTCACCTTTACGCTGATTTCCGCCTTTACCCTTTCCGCCTGTCAGAGCAAGCGCGCAGGCACTGCTCACGCCGCGGCGGCGGTGAAACACTAA
- a CDS encoding DUF2264 domain-containing protein, with translation MPGENNTNNPLSSRSEVVALLMRLLRGLDKPFVAGDTGITLGATCAHYGPDIARMEGLSRALWGLFPLMAGGDEPPELEKYLTAIRHGTDPHHPGYWGETGPYDQRLVEMAAYGLGLALLQDKLTARFSEQERDNLYRWLLQIGDAEMPDSNWNYFAILVELGFKRAGLPWRREVLEARFARMEAYYLGDGWYSDGPGRPKDYYISMAFHFYGLVYATLMAQDDPERAHTLRERARQFAADFIWFSAADGASVPFGRSLTYRFAMVAFWSAVAFSGLEVASPGVVKGIVLRHLRWWMEQPILDRDDILTLGYACPNLALCEDYNSPGSPYWALKVFLVLALPQEHPFWQAEEAPLPVKEGHHAVPHASQLLAHSEGSRHAWLLTAGQLELNNYVNTEAKYTKFAYSSHFGFTIERGRYGIKHAACDSMLLLCEHDGYYRGRRECEDVVTADDHIFSRWSPWPDVHIATWLIPHGAWHIRVHQIRSARELHSVEGGFATRWQPQTTRIAAAGPGCDIEALYGTSMIVDLMPDTARAPDHVITPPNSSVMFAECAAIPCLTGAIAPGDTWLCCAAAGVIGAPDALPPAPTLSIDADGLRLHAPDGEVYLYPLYNNK, from the coding sequence ATGCCAGGCGAGAACAACACAAATAACCCGCTCTCTTCCCGAAGCGAAGTCGTGGCGCTGCTGATGCGGCTGTTGCGTGGGCTGGATAAGCCTTTTGTCGCAGGCGATACCGGCATTACGCTCGGCGCGACCTGCGCGCATTACGGGCCAGATATTGCTCGTATGGAAGGATTATCACGCGCGCTGTGGGGCCTGTTTCCACTGATGGCAGGCGGCGATGAGCCGCCGGAGCTTGAGAAGTACCTCACGGCAATTCGTCACGGCACTGACCCGCATCACCCGGGCTACTGGGGCGAAACCGGCCCTTACGATCAGCGGCTGGTCGAGATGGCGGCCTATGGCCTCGGGCTTGCGCTACTGCAGGATAAACTCACCGCCCGGTTTAGCGAGCAGGAACGCGACAACCTCTACCGCTGGCTGCTGCAAATCGGCGATGCCGAGATGCCAGACAGCAACTGGAACTACTTTGCGATTCTGGTGGAGCTGGGCTTTAAGCGCGCCGGTCTGCCGTGGCGTCGCGAGGTGCTGGAGGCGCGCTTCGCCCGTATGGAGGCGTATTACCTGGGCGACGGCTGGTACTCCGACGGCCCTGGCCGCCCGAAGGATTACTACATTTCGATGGCGTTTCACTTCTACGGGCTGGTCTACGCCACGCTAATGGCACAGGACGATCCTGAACGCGCTCACACGCTTCGCGAACGCGCGCGCCAGTTCGCCGCCGATTTTATCTGGTTTTCCGCCGCCGACGGCGCGTCGGTTCCCTTTGGCCGCAGTCTGACTTACCGCTTCGCGATGGTGGCGTTCTGGAGCGCCGTCGCGTTTTCCGGGCTTGAGGTCGCTTCGCCGGGCGTGGTGAAAGGCATTGTGCTGCGCCACCTGCGCTGGTGGATGGAACAGCCGATCCTCGATCGTGACGATATTCTTACACTTGGCTACGCCTGCCCGAATCTCGCGCTGTGCGAAGATTACAACTCGCCCGGCTCACCGTACTGGGCACTAAAAGTGTTTCTGGTACTGGCGTTGCCGCAGGAGCACCCTTTCTGGCAGGCCGAGGAGGCGCCGTTGCCGGTAAAAGAGGGCCACCATGCCGTACCTCACGCCTCGCAACTCCTCGCGCATTCGGAAGGCTCGCGCCACGCCTGGCTGCTCACCGCAGGCCAGCTGGAGTTGAATAACTATGTCAATACCGAGGCCAAATACACCAAATTCGCCTACTCCAGCCACTTCGGGTTCACCATTGAGCGGGGCCGCTATGGCATTAAACATGCCGCCTGCGATTCGATGCTGCTGCTTTGCGAGCACGACGGCTACTACCGCGGCCGCCGCGAGTGCGAGGACGTCGTAACGGCCGACGACCATATTTTTTCACGCTGGTCCCCGTGGCCCGACGTACACATTGCCACCTGGCTTATTCCTCATGGCGCCTGGCACATCCGCGTGCATCAGATCCGCAGTGCCCGCGAACTGCACAGCGTGGAAGGCGGGTTCGCCACGCGCTGGCAGCCGCAGACCACGCGAATAGCCGCCGCCGGTCCCGGCTGTGACATAGAGGCCTTATACGGCACAAGCATGATTGTCGATCTCATGCCCGACACTGCACGCGCGCCAGACCACGTCATTACGCCGCCCAACAGCAGCGTGATGTTTGCCGAATGCGCCGCCATCCCCTGCCTCACGGGCGCCATCGCCCCGGGCGACACCTGGCTGTGCTGCGCGGCTGCGGGCGTTATCGGCGCACCAGACGCGCTGCCGCCCGCGCCAACGCTTTCGATTGACGCCGATGGCCTGCGACTGCACGCGCCAGACGGCGAGGTTTACCTCTACCCGCTCTACAACAATAAATAA
- a CDS encoding helix-turn-helix transcriptional regulator: MDTACEKSLLELISLDDDIVSFSRLYANSIRYHHWHQCLELLYVEEGYGVVMVDNQQYTMRPGRLFIFPPMTLHKVMVEESARERYRRTVIHLDNHAALRLLAPFAQRQARLEALCQRGARATVMDFAEIHAHLDHLFTLYAPRLAKGRSEHEEVASFLIHLLSLLPQTPAPPPRASNALSTQVMFWVEENYAQKFSLEALAGQLNRSRSYLSRRFQQETGEHIHDYLTTFRLRKACELLRHQAHSVAEIARMTGFSDTTYFISSFRKRLGETPLQYRKSRKN; this comes from the coding sequence GTGGATACCGCCTGCGAAAAATCGCTGCTGGAGCTTATCTCCCTTGATGACGACATCGTGTCGTTCAGCCGCCTGTACGCCAATTCGATTCGCTATCATCACTGGCATCAATGCCTGGAGCTGCTGTATGTGGAAGAAGGTTATGGCGTGGTGATGGTGGATAACCAGCAGTACACCATGCGGCCGGGACGGCTCTTTATTTTCCCGCCGATGACGTTGCATAAGGTGATGGTGGAAGAGAGCGCGCGCGAGCGCTACCGGCGCACGGTTATTCATCTCGATAATCACGCGGCGCTGCGGCTGCTTGCGCCGTTCGCGCAGCGTCAGGCACGGCTGGAGGCGCTCTGCCAGCGCGGCGCGCGCGCAACGGTGATGGATTTTGCCGAGATCCACGCGCATCTCGACCATCTTTTTACGCTTTACGCGCCGCGGCTTGCGAAGGGCCGCAGTGAGCATGAAGAGGTGGCGAGCTTTCTTATTCACCTGTTAAGCCTGCTGCCGCAAACGCCTGCGCCGCCCCCGCGCGCCAGCAATGCACTCTCGACGCAGGTGATGTTCTGGGTAGAGGAAAACTACGCGCAGAAATTCAGCCTGGAGGCGCTTGCCGGGCAGCTTAATCGCTCGCGCAGTTATCTTTCGCGCCGTTTCCAGCAGGAGACGGGGGAGCATATTCACGACTACCTGACGACGTTTCGCCTGCGCAAAGCCTGCGAACTGTTACGCCACCAGGCGCACAGCGTCGCGGAGATAGCACGGATGACGGGGTTTTCCGACACGACGTATTTCATCAGCAGCTTTCGCAAGCGGCTTGGCGAAACGCCGTTGCAGTATCGGAAATCGCGAAAAAATTAA
- the artJ gene encoding arginine ABC transporter substrate-binding protein ArtJ, translated as MKKIILAAMLAGVAFHAAAAEKISFGSSATYPPFESLDANNQIVGFDIDLAKALCKQMQAECTFTNHAFDSLIPALKFKKYDAVISGMDITPERQKQVAFTTPYYANSAVVIAKKGAFKSFDDLKGKRIGMENGTTHQKYLQDKHPEVKTVAYDSYQNAIIDLKNGRLDGVFGDTAVVNEWLKNNPQLGTATEKVTDPQYFGTGLGIAVRPDNVALLKKLNDALAAIKADGTYQKISDQWFPQ; from the coding sequence ATGAAAAAAATCATTCTGGCCGCTATGCTTGCCGGCGTCGCATTCCACGCCGCCGCTGCAGAGAAAATCAGCTTCGGATCGTCGGCCACTTACCCGCCGTTTGAATCGCTCGACGCGAACAATCAGATCGTCGGTTTCGATATCGATCTTGCGAAAGCGTTATGCAAACAAATGCAGGCGGAATGCACCTTCACCAACCATGCCTTTGACAGCCTCATCCCGGCGCTGAAGTTTAAAAAATATGACGCGGTCATCTCCGGCATGGACATCACACCTGAGCGCCAGAAACAGGTCGCTTTCACCACGCCTTACTACGCCAACTCTGCCGTCGTGATTGCCAAAAAAGGCGCGTTTAAATCCTTCGATGATCTGAAAGGCAAACGCATCGGCATGGAAAATGGCACCACACATCAGAAATACCTTCAGGATAAACACCCGGAAGTGAAAACCGTGGCGTATGACAGCTACCAGAACGCGATAATCGACCTGAAAAATGGCCGGCTTGACGGCGTGTTCGGTGACACCGCCGTGGTCAACGAGTGGCTGAAGAATAACCCGCAGCTGGGCACAGCGACCGAAAAAGTCACCGACCCGCAATACTTCGGTACCGGTCTTGGCATCGCGGTGCGCCCGGACAACGTTGCGCTGCTGAAAAAGCTTAACGACGCGCTCGCGGCCATCAAAGCTGACGGTACATACCAGAAAATCAGCGATCAGTGGTTCCCGCAGTAA